CCAATAATTGTCAGGTTGTAAGTCGTGGAGATTGCTAAGGGGCTAGTGGGTGTGAGTGTGGCGGTGCGGGTTGCTTCGTCATAGGTGACATTAGCGGCAATCAACGTGTTGCTTTGATTTCGCAATTCTAAGGTGCTGCTGTTAATGGTGGCAGGGTTGATGGCTTCGCTGAAGGTGGCTGTGACAGTTGTGACTGTACTCACACCAGTTGCACTGCTGCTGGGAGTTGTGGCTGTAACTGTTGGGGGTGTTGTATCCAGGGTGTATGTGGCGATGTAACTACCAGACTCACCAGGGAAAAAGGCGTATTCAATGCCTTTGATTCCTTGGGCTGTGTAGGTGAGTGCATTGCCATTACGGCTAATACTGTCCAAAACTAAGTTATTGATGCGAGTTGGTAGCATCGCCTGCAAATTGTTTGCCCCTGTGGCTTTGGTGATTGTAAAGTTGAGGCTGTTGTTGCTCCATGACAGTGAGCCAATGGATGAGCTGTTGCGAGCGTCGAGCCATGTCAACATTTGTTTGGCGGAGACTATGGGCACATTCCGGTCTTGGGCGGATTTAACTACTGCATCGGCAACTGTTGAGTTTGTGGAATCTGTATGAGCGTTGACGTTGAAAACTCCATAGTATCCCTCGGTGCCAATTGCTCGATCTAGTAAAGTATCGATTGAGGCAGGATATGTTTGTCCTGATTCATCGGTTAATTGGGTGGTGGCGTTGTAGACATCAATGATTGTGCCGTTGGTGTTGGCTAGGCGCATGGGCATGCCTGAGCCGGTGAAGAATCCTGGACGGTCAGCTACCCAACTCGGTGGCCAATAGTAGTAGGTGGTGTCGAATCTGATGCCATGATTGAGTTCAACAACTGGTGTACTAAACCAGTCACTCCACACTAGACAGTGATGGCGTTGGGTGCTGGGAGCAGGTATGCTGCTGTAGTTAGTGGTAAAGGTAGTTAGCTGTTGTGTGTAGAAATCTTCTAGTGTGCTGGCTGTGAAATCTGCACAGTTGGTGTTGACATGTAAGGCGACTTCAAAGCCTTCGGCTTCGTAAGCTGCTGCCTGCTGGCTGGTCATTGGTGAGTTGGGGTAGATATATGATGTGCCGCGAACACAATCCCAATTCTCTACTACGCAGTTGGCTGGACTTTTGGCTTTAAATTGCTCAAACCTACCTGCTGTGCCGCCATTGGCATGGTCGTCTCCTGTCATCAGTACTACTGCTTTTTTGCCGTTGGGGAAGTACCAAAAACGCGGTAGTGGTTTTTTATCGAGGTTGATTTTGATAATTAAGTTGGCTAGCAGGCGTTGTTGTTCGTCGGCCTGGGGAATAGCTACTTTGTTGAGGTCTACCCAATCTTTTTGCAAATCACCACTGGTGTTGCCATAGAATAGGTCGTCGGAGCGTATTGGCGGTTTTGCATCGCGTTCCAGATTGGCCCAGGCGATGTTACCTTGGCGTGTGTAGATGATTGAACGTGCGAGGTCGTAGGTAAAGGCTGCTACTTGCCCGCCGTTATTACCGACGTTACGCACTGTGATGGCTGGATTGCTGGTTGCTGTTGTGGCGTTTGTATATAGGTTGGCGATGCTGGTTGCACCGTTGAGTGTGTAGCGGTCTGCTGTTGAGTGGTATTGGATGGTCTGGTCTACTATGCCGTAGCCGATATCTGTGCTGCTGTCTACTCGCAAATAGCTGTTGTCGAGGCTGGATGATGCATCACTCAGCCCCAACAAGGAAGCTAGTTTCTTGTCGGGACGCATGGCGATTAAATTGCCTCCATCGGCTACCCAGTCGGTGAACATTGCTACAGCATCACTGCTGAGGGCTGTCTCGGACAGGATGACTACGTCGTAGCCTGTTAGTGTATTTGCTGATACTGAGGAGATATCGCTGACGTTGAAGTTGTTGAATCCTTCGTTGAGCAGGATCTCGCTGTAGTAGTTGCTTACGGGGTTGGCTGCGCTAGTTACTACTAAAATTGGCCCTCCCGATGCTGATGGTACTGAACCTATTACTGTTCCACTATTGCCACTAACGACGGCTTCCTTAACAGACCTAGAAATTAGCTGGCTTTTCTGGCTCTTTTTCTCATCTTGGTTGATGGATAATTGGCTATCGCCTATGTTATCCAGTATTTGGATGTCTAGCTCCTGGATACTAGTTTTTGCGTTCCAGATTTTAATGTCACCATTTTTGTCTGCGCTGACAAACTTTTTCCCATCAGGGCTACGAGTTAGGTCTGTGATGGAATCATTATGTCCGATGAGGCTTTTGCGGAAACTACCAGTTAGTGTGTCCCACTCGAAAATCTTTTTTTCATCGCCAGCAGTAAACAAGATAGTTCCATCCGAAGAGAAGGTAACTGCCTTGAGCGGTTTATTAGCTTTACGCAGAACCTTGAGTTGTTTTTTGGTTTTCACATCCCAAAGTCTAGCTGTGGTGTCATCGCTAACACTGGCTAAGATGTCTCCCTTGGGATTATAGGCAATTTGAGTGACTCTACCAGCGTGTCCGAGGAGGGTTTGAATTTCTTTACCTTCTGTTATGTCCCACAGCTTGATTAGACCTTGCTCGTCTGAACTTGCCAGGGTCTTGCTGTCTGGACTGAAGGCTAAACTCTCGATGAAGCTTTCGTGGCCGGTGAGAACCTTGTCGAGTTTGTTGGTCTGTGCGTTCCACAAGAAGATTTTAGTATCTTCGCCTCCAGTAGCGAGGAAATTCCCGTCCGGGCTGGTGGCAAGTGTTGTAATCGGGTGTTCGTGTCCTGGGAGGGTGTAGGTTTGTTTGCTTGTTTGTAGATCCCACCCACGCACTACAGAGTCTCGTCCAGCAGTATTGAGCTTTCCTTCTTTGGTGAAACTAAGCCCAGTGACAGCAGCTTCTGCTGAGGTAGCCGATATAGTTAGTTTCTCCTTGCCGGTAACTGGGTCATAAATCAGGACTCGACCATCTTCAGTACCGCTTACCAGGTTCTTGCCATCCTGGCTGTAAGCGATCGCACTCACTGCTTTGGTACTCTTTTTCGATATAGCTGTTGCAGGCCCATTTATCTGACCCCAGAAGGACATCAGTAAGATCGTGAAGAGCGTACAGCAAAATAAAATGATGTATCTAGAACGTCGCTTCATTGCTTGATAATCCTTGCTGCATAATCTTTACTACGTCGTGGTCTTCAAACTTACAGCTTCCTATATGTAGATAAACATCACTCAAATCATTCATTCCGCAGGTTAACTCGGCAATTTTGCTAGCTATCATCCGTTATGCAATACAAAAGTTTTTGTCTTGAAATGATGATAAAAAGCCCTCTTTTCTTTGTCCTGATGGAGTACAAAATATTTCGGGAAATTCTGAATTTGACGACATAATCACCGGAATGATTTGATTTCTTCGTTTTTCCACACTAAAAAACTTAAATTTGTAGAATTTTTGGTTGGAATTATGTACTTAATTCGCCCTTTGCTGTGGCGAAGACTTACTGACACTAACCAAAATACGAGTTGTTCTTTTCACAGGACAATAGACTGATTCATAAATTATGAAATCAGTCTTTTAAACTGTCTGAACTCGTAGATTTTAACTGTCTATTAACCATCTAATTTAATGAGCAATCAAATAGAGGATACCCAGCACAGCAGAGTATTTCCAATATTTCAAGCTGGCATAGATGGCTTCGACAAAGTTTTATGGGTTCTGCATTGCAGTACCCAAAGGGTAGGTCAGTGACTTGTTACCAGACTTCCCTAAAAAAAGGAAGTTGATCCATGTCAACAATGTCTCATCTTTATAAACTGTATAAGGGTATGTGATCCGCCATTAATAGGGATTAAAAGGCCTTAATACCCATGTGGTTTGTGAGGTAACTAGTGAGTCAGTTTCAATAGGGCATATCAGCAAAGAAATACTCTCTCTTGAAGATTTTTATCTTTGCTATTCACACTTGATTAAAGTTTTTATACTCAAGATTTGAGTGTATAATATTCCTAGTTAAATCTACTTAAAGTTTTGATAAATTTTCAAACAAGCTTTTATTAGGCGAAAATCTGCCAGCATTATAACTTAATCATAGTTAGTTTTAGAATTGAAACACGTTGATTTTAATAATATTACTTAGTATATATTATATTTACAAATAGTTATCAATATCGAAAGATAAGTCAATAGGCTGAGACATTACTCAAAGATGCGGGGATGAAGTTGTAGTATCCGAATTGAAAAAATTGGGTGTTGGGAATCGGGTATATCGCATTAATTTTGATAAGTCAGGGTGGTCAGATACCCGACTTATTGAAGAAGTCGGGTATCTCGCAGCCATCATAATTAATGCGGTTTCAGCAATTGCGGGTATTTCCACGCTATAAAAAGAATAATGAAGATTAAAAAGAAACGAAATGCCCTGCGCCAATCACTGGCAGTTTTCCGTTATAGCGGGCGGGCTATAGGCTTAGTGTGGAATACTAGCCGCTCTTTGACCATCATCCTTGCTACTTTAACTTTGGTGGCTGGTCTTTTACCAGCTGCGATCGCCTACATCGGCAAATTAATCGTTGATGCGGTGGTCTTAGCCTCTCAAACTGAACCACAAAGTCATAATTTTGTCAATATTTACCGACCTTTATTATATGTAGGATTAGAAGCGATCGCTGTAGCTTTACTAGCAGGCAGTCAGCGAGGACTTAGTATTTGTCAGTCGTTGTTACGGGTGCTATTAGGTCAGCGGGTAAATGTATTGATATTGGAAAAAGCGCTGACGCTGGATCTGTGGCAGTTTGAAGACTCAGAATTTTACGATAAATTGACGAATGCTAGGCGAGAAGCATCGATTCGTCCTCTTTCTTTGGTAAATCGCACCTTTGGCTTAGTACAAAACGCCCTTTCTCTTGTCACCTATGGCGTTTTGCTGGTGAATTTATCAATTTGGTCAGTAGCAATGCTAGTGATAGCAGCTATGCCTGCATTCATTGCGGAAACAAAATTTGCTGGGGAAGCCTTTCGCCTATTTAGTTGGCGTGCGCCAGAAACTCGCCAACAACACTATATAGAAAATCTCCTCGCGAGAGAAGACTTTGTTACAGAAGTCAAACTCTATCAAATTGGGGAGATGTTACTAGGACGTTACCATCAATTATTTAATCAACTCTACGGTGAAGACCGCGACTTGACTATGCGGCGGGGACTGTGGGGATATCTGTTGAGTTTGGTGAGTACCGCTGCTTTTTACCTGGCATACGCTTGGATTGTGGTAGAAACAGTAATGGGTAGGATTTCCTTGGGAGACATGACAATGTATTTAACTGTGTTTCGCCAAGGTCAGTCTACTTTCTCTAATGCCCTTACTTCTATTGGGGGAATGTATGAAGACAACTTATATTTATCAAATCTCTACGATTTTTTAGAAGAAAAAGTAGTACAGCCTTGGGGTGAAGCAACCATAGGTGTAAATCCTCAAGATGGGATTCGCTTTATCGACGTATC
Above is a window of Nostoc sp. UHCC 0702 DNA encoding:
- a CDS encoding DUF4082 domain-containing protein, which codes for MKRRSRYIILFCCTLFTILLMSFWGQINGPATAISKKSTKAVSAIAYSQDGKNLVSGTEDGRVLIYDPVTGKEKLTISATSAEAAVTGLSFTKEGKLNTAGRDSVVRGWDLQTSKQTYTLPGHEHPITTLATSPDGNFLATGGEDTKIFLWNAQTNKLDKVLTGHESFIESLAFSPDSKTLASSDEQGLIKLWDITEGKEIQTLLGHAGRVTQIAYNPKGDILASVSDDTTARLWDVKTKKQLKVLRKANKPLKAVTFSSDGTILFTAGDEKKIFEWDTLTGSFRKSLIGHNDSITDLTRSPDGKKFVSADKNGDIKIWNAKTSIQELDIQILDNIGDSQLSINQDEKKSQKSQLISRSVKEAVVSGNSGTVIGSVPSASGGPILVVTSAANPVSNYYSEILLNEGFNNFNVSDISSVSANTLTGYDVVILSETALSSDAVAMFTDWVADGGNLIAMRPDKKLASLLGLSDASSSLDNSYLRVDSSTDIGYGIVDQTIQYHSTADRYTLNGATSIANLYTNATTATSNPAITVRNVGNNGGQVAAFTYDLARSIIYTRQGNIAWANLERDAKPPIRSDDLFYGNTSGDLQKDWVDLNKVAIPQADEQQRLLANLIIKINLDKKPLPRFWYFPNGKKAVVLMTGDDHANGGTAGRFEQFKAKSPANCVVENWDCVRGTSYIYPNSPMTSQQAAAYEAEGFEVALHVNTNCADFTASTLEDFYTQQLTTFTTNYSSIPAPSTQRHHCLVWSDWFSTPVVELNHGIRFDTTYYYWPPSWVADRPGFFTGSGMPMRLANTNGTIIDVYNATTQLTDESGQTYPASIDTLLDRAIGTEGYYGVFNVNAHTDSTNSTVADAVVKSAQDRNVPIVSAKQMLTWLDARNSSSIGSLSWSNNSLNFTITKATGANNLQAMLPTRINNLVLDSISRNGNALTYTAQGIKGIEYAFFPGESGSYIATYTLDTTPPTVTATTPSSSATGVSTVTTVTATFSEAINPATINSSTLELRNQSNTLIAANVTYDEATRTATLTPTSPLAISTTYNLTIIGGTINPRVLDPAGNALANNYNLSFTTASTLPPLSIWNNSTTPTNPSTADPNAVELGVKFTSDIDGFITGVRFYKGNGNTGTHIGNLWSSDGTQLATATFSNETASGWQQVNFSSPVAITANTVYVASYHTDVGNYATDSGFFANSGVDNPPLRLLRDGENGGNGVYKYGASSFPNNSFQASNYWVDVVFVTSTGPDTTPPTVTSASPNSGATGVGIGTPVTVTFNEAMDSATINTNTVKLRDSSNAVVAATISYNTVNRTATLTPTSSLANSTSYTLTVIGGGSDPRVKDLAGNALAANFTRSFTTVALATCPCNIWSAATTPSVVTVPDPNAVELGVKFQSDVNGYITGIRFYKGANNTGTHVGTLWSSTGTQLATATFSSESASGWQQVNLTTPVAITANTTYVVSYHTNVGYYSLDQNYFANAGVDNSPLYALSNGSSNGNGVYNYSANPAFPNSSYSSSNYWVDVVFTKN
- a CDS encoding ABC transporter ATP-binding protein; amino-acid sequence: MKIKKKRNALRQSLAVFRYSGRAIGLVWNTSRSLTIILATLTLVAGLLPAAIAYIGKLIVDAVVLASQTEPQSHNFVNIYRPLLYVGLEAIAVALLAGSQRGLSICQSLLRVLLGQRVNVLILEKALTLDLWQFEDSEFYDKLTNARREASIRPLSLVNRTFGLVQNALSLVTYGVLLVNLSIWSVAMLVIAAMPAFIAETKFAGEAFRLFSWRAPETRQQHYIENLLAREDFVTEVKLYQIGEMLLGRYHQLFNQLYGEDRDLTMRRGLWGYLLSLVSTAAFYLAYAWIVVETVMGRISLGDMTMYLTVFRQGQSTFSNALTSIGGMYEDNLYLSNLYDFLEEKVVQPWGEATIGVNPQDGIRFIDVSFTYPGSSKPALRNVSLHLKPGEKLAIVGENGSGKTTLIKLLTRLYTPDSGRILLDGLDLQEWNVDVLRRRIGVIFQNFVRYQFTVGENIGVGDVEHLEDQSRWQVAAQKGMAQPFIEQLPQSFQTQLGRWFKGGQELSGGQWQKIALARAFMRSQADILVLDEPTSAMDAQAEFDIFNHFRTLTRKQMVFLISHRFSTVRMADKIVVIEAGEVKEQGTHEELLAAGGRYAKLFLLQAAGYK